The genomic interval AAAAAATCGGAGGAACGCGACCCGGACGTCCTGGTGATGACGGCGACGCCGATCCCGCGGACGCTGGCGCTGACGTTGTATGGCGACTTGGATGTTTCCGTATTGGACGAGCTGCCGCCGGGACGCACGCCGGTGGTGACGCGGCGGGTCAGCGACGAACGGTCGGGGGAGGTCTGGGAGTTCCTGCGCAAGCAGGTGCAGGCCGGCCACCAGGCGTATGTGGTGTATCCGGTGATCGAGGAGCAGACGGAGGACGAGGAAAGCGCAGGCGAGGACGCCCGCGCTACAGCCGGCGGGACGCCGGCGCTGCGAAAAAAGAAGCGCGTGCAGCTGGCGCTGCCGGGGGAAGAACCGGCAGCGAAGACGCTGGGATTGAAAGCGGCGGAGAAGATGTACAACGAGCTCCGAAAGAAAGTCTTCCCAGAACTGCGCGTAGGACTGCTGCACGGGCGCATGGAGAGTGATCTGAAAGACGTCACGATGAAGCGCTTCGCGCGCGGCGAGATCGATGTGCTGGTCTCGACCACGGTGATCGAGGTCGGCATGGACGTGCCCAACGCGAACCTGATGGTGGTGGAACACGCCGAGCGCTTCGGTCTGGCGCAGCTGCACCAGTTGCGCGGACGCATCGGGCGCGGCGCGGCGAAGAGTTATTGCGTCCTGATGACCGGCGGCAAGGTCGGCGCGGACGCGGAGGAGCGCCTCGGGACCATGGTCCGCACCAATGATGGGTTCGAGATCGCGGAGAAAGACCTCGAGCAGCGCGGGCCGGGCGAGTTCTTCGGGACCAAGCAGGCGGGCATGCCGGCGTTCCGCGTGGCGAACCTGGTGCGCGACCGGCAACTGCTCGAAGCGGCGAAGATGGAAGCGGCGGCGCTGGTGGGCGGCGCGTCCCCGGACGTGAGCCGCGAAGAGGCGCGCGTGGTGATGGAACACCTGCGCGCGCACTGGCAGCGGCGCTATGGGCTGGTGGAGGTGGGCTAAGCCCCGCCGGGTAAAAACGTTGTTGCCTCCTCTGCGTCCCCTGCGCCCTCCGGTCGCGATTTTGCGTAAACTATCCGGATGCCAACGGCCGATAAGTCCGCCCTGTTCCGCCGCCTGCCGGCAGTGGACGAGCTGCTGCGTTCGCCCGAAGTCGCGGCGCTGGCGGCACGCGAAGGTCAGACAGCCACGACGGAAGCGGCGCGGGCAGTTCTAGACCGCATGCGCGGCGAGATCACGGCGGGGCGTCTGGACGAGAAGGGGCTCGAGCTGGCGCTCGGAGGCGTCGCGGACGCGATTTCCCGCGAGCTACGCCAGGCGATGCGGCACTCGCTGCGCGGCGTGATCAATGCGACGGGCGTGATCTTACATACAAACCTCGGGAGAGCCCCACTTAGCGAAAAGGCTCTCGATCGCATCCGCGAGGCCGCCGCGGGATACTCCAACCTGGAGTTTGATTTAAAGACGGGCGAGCGCGGCAAGCGCGATGTCCATACGCAGCGCCTGTTCGCGCGGCTGTTCGCCGGGCTACTCGCAGATGGCGGGGAGGTCGCGACGATCGTGGTCAACAACAACGCCGCCGCGGTGATGCTGGCGCTGAATTCGCTGGCCGAGGGTGGCGAGGTGGTGGTATCGAGGGGCGAGCTGGTCGAGATCGGCGGGGCTTTTCGGATTCCGGAGATAATGGCCAAGTCCAGTGTGGTGATGCGTGAGGTGGGGACTACGAACCGCACGCGCGTCTCCGATTACGAACAGGCGATCACCGCGAAGACGAAGCTGCTGCTCCGAGTGCATCGCTCGAACTTCCAGATAGTGGGATTCACCGAGCGGCCATCGCTCGATGAGCTGGTCGCGCTGGGCAAGCGCAGGAACATTCCCGTGCTCGAAG from Acidobacteriota bacterium carries:
- the selA gene encoding L-seryl-tRNA(Sec) selenium transferase, producing the protein MPTADKSALFRRLPAVDELLRSPEVAALAAREGQTATTEAARAVLDRMRGEITAGRLDEKGLELALGGVADAISRELRQAMRHSLRGVINATGVILHTNLGRAPLSEKALDRIREAAAGYSNLEFDLKTGERGKRDVHTQRLFARLFAGLLADGGEVATIVVNNNAAAVMLALNSLAEGGEVVVSRGELVEIGGAFRIPEIMAKSSVVMREVGTTNRTRVSDYEQAITAKTKLLLRVHRSNFQIVGFTERPSLDELVALGKRRNIPVLEDLGSGALFDLASVGIAEEPGVMDSLRAGVDVVTYSGDKLLGGPQAGLLSGKPESIARCRANPMFRALRVDKLAYAALEATLLDHIRQNHDAIPAWRMMRMPADEVRKRAEGLQSRLERLARLKTEIVAGESVIGGGAAPGSTLKTFVLAVTCAGLSADELAAKLRANEPPMVVRVDEGRVLFDLRTVFPEQEPAIAAAMASLCG